AATTCCAAATTAATGAATCTATGGTTCGGAAGTGGAGGAAACAAGAAAATGAACTGCGCCAAGTTAAGAAGACGAAACAGAGTTTCCGCGGGAACAAAGCAAGGTGGCCACAGTTAGAAGACCAACTTGAGCAATGGATTATTGAGCAGAGAACAGCCGGAAGAAGTGTCTCTACAGTCACCATTCGACTGAGGGCAACAAAGATAGCACAAGACATGGGGATCGAACACTTTCAAGGAGGCCCGTCTTGGTGCTTTCGTTTCATGAAAAGGCGCCATCTCTCTATCCGCGCACGGACTACCGTGGCGCAGCAACTGCCAGCAGATTACAAAGAAAAGCTTGACATTTTCCGCACTTACTGCAGTAACAAGATTACCGACAAAAAGATCCAGCCCAAACACATCACCAACATGGATGAGGTCCCTCTCACTTTTGACATCCCCGTGAATCATACTGTGGAGAAAAAGGGGGCCAGCACAGTCTCAATACGCACCACGGGCCATGAGAAGTCGGCTTTCACTGTTGTTCTTGGTTGCCATGGTGATGGACAGAAACTACCACCTATGGTCATTTTTAAGAGGAAGACACTGCCAAAAGAAAAGTTTCCAGCCGGAGTCATCATTAAGGCCAATCAAAAGGGGTGGATGGATGAGGAAAAAATGAATGAGTGGCTGAGAGAGGTGTACGTAAAGAGACCGGATGGTTTTTTCCACACATCACCGTCCCTGTTGATCTGCGACTCCATGCGCGCCCATCTCACCGCTACTGTGAAAAACCAAGTGAAGCAAATGAATTCGGAGCTTGCTGTCATTCCGGGAGGACTAACTAAAGAACTTCAGCCGCTGGATATTGGTGTAAACAGGGCGTTTAAAGTGAAGTTGCGAGCTGCGTGGGAGCAATGGATGACAGACGGCGAACACACTTTTACTAAGACTGGTAGGCAGCGCCGGGCGAGTTACGCCACCATATGTGAATGGATTGTGGATGCCTGGGCTAAGGTGTCTGCTTTAACTGTTGTCCGAGCTTTCGCAAAAGCCGGCATCATTGCTGAACAGCCACCCGGCAATGAGACTGACTCAGACAATGATGAGAGAGAACCCGGCGTGTTTGATGACGAAACTGCCCAGCTGTTCAATTCAGACACAGAAGATGAGGACTTTGATAGATTTGTGGGAGAAGACTGATTAAAAACATAATGTGAGTGTATTGTTAAATAGTACAATAAAGTTCAACTAAACTATGTTAACTGTTTTGCTTCCATTACCTTTTTTTTGCAGACAGTGTATTTTAGCGTGCGCCCTATAATACGGTGCGCCTTATGTATGGGTTAAGTACAGAAATAGACCCCGTAATTGAGACTGCGTCGTATAATCCGGTGCGCTTTATAGTGCGGAAAATACGGTACATGACCTGCCCGTTTTCCAGAAAAGATTCTAAGTTTCGCCGGCGGTGGTGATTGGAACTTAATCCCCTTTTCTTTAAGAATTTTTCCTATTGGAGCAAAAGCCCGTCTTTTCTGTTGGAATTCAGGTGGGTAATATTGGTCAAAGAAAATCCTTTTTTCGTTCCACTGTATTACTTTCTTTATCCATGCAAAGTGGAAAACCaggtcttttgttttgttttccagtaAGAATACCAACGCTGATCTAGGGTGTGCGTCAGCAGGTTGTTTTGGTCCGAGTACCCAGTGACACCATTGGATTGTAAGGTCCAATTCATCAAGTGACAGTTCGTTTTGCAATGCAATGCTAGCTGACGGGCTATTAGCTATCCTGTCCGTCTCTAATTTTTAATCTGTTGATTTCTCGTTTTTTTCAGGTTTCAATGGTTGTTTTGTCCtagcctttttgtttttgtcccccttcatgttatttaaatatggttttgGTTATTACATATGATGTAAAAAGAAGGATTAATACCAGTGTGTATGGGAGCGCTCTTTCTATGCTGCTACATGTGTTAACGCCATACTGGAAACCATcccatgtgtttcttaagctgcccCGAATGAGTGAAACTCTGCACACACTGATCATGTCTACCGTTTTTCTCCAGTGTAAATCCTCTAATGTGTTTACAGGGTTCCTGAGTGATAAACCTCTTACTGCAgagtgaacacttgtacggtttttatccagtgtgaatcctctggtgctgTTTCAATTCTGCAGcagtaataaaagtcttctcgcACTCCAAGCACATttactctctcacaccagtgtggatcttcatgtgttttttaaggtgtgatgagtgggtgaaactcttcccgcaccGAGTGCATGTGAATGATCTCTTTCCCGTGTGGATCctaatgtgtttattaaggtatgatgattggttgaaactcttcccacacttagtgcatgtaaatggtttttctccagtgtggatcttcatgtgtctataaagtgatgatgataggctgaaactcttcccacactgagggcatgtgaatggtttctctccagtgtggatcttcatgtgtctatAAAGCGAGGATGacttgctgaaactcttcccacactgagggcatgtgaatggtttctctccagtgtggatcctcatgtgttgattaagggatgatgattggctgaaacttttcccacactgagtgcatgtgaatggtttctccccagtgtggatcatcatgtgttgattaaggtgtgatgagtggctaaaactctttccacactgagtgcatgtgaatggtttctccccagtgtggatcatcatgtgttgattaaagtGTGATGagtggctaaaactcttcccacactgagtgcatgtgaatggtttctccccagtgtggatcatcatgtgttgattaaggtgtgataagtggctaaaactcttcccacattgagtgcatgtaaatggtttatctccagtgtggatcctcatgtgtagattaagatttgatgattggctaaaactcttcccacactgagggcatgtgaatggtttctctccagtgtggatcctcatgtgtagattaagatttgatgattggctgaaactcttcccacactgagggcatgtgaatggtttctctccagtgtgtatcctcatgtgttgcttaaaggatgataattggctgaaactcttccgaCATGGAGTGCACTTGAATGgtctttctccagtgtggatcctcatgtgttgattaaggtttgctgagtggctaaaactcttcccacaatgagtgcatgtgaatggcttttctccagtgtgaatcctcaagTGAATCTTcagtttgcttttgcttgccaaactctttccacactgagtgcaggtaaaaCAACTCCTGTCTCTCACttttaaaataccatcagtctctaATTGAGTTTTGTCCTCAAtcttgacatgatgttcctcctctttactctcctcatagtcttcaattaggtctgaaaaaaaaagttaagtttttagtaaatcattaaagCTCATCGAAAGCTGAAGTAAAAGGGCTCTAACACATTGGCTACACAAACCTTAATtttaatgcacattaaatgtaaagacATAGCAGATCATATTTAGATTAATCTTGTCACATCAACCTCCTGGGGTCCATTACACTGTCAccaactcggtcccagtcattcccctcgttggccagcagaggccgccatccccagacttctagcattacatcatccacctagactgattgtgcacacacctgaactgaatctcGGTAATGACCCACGccacctatataagccacactcaaaccactgttcagtgcgaagtcttgtttagccccggccagcattactgagcggtcTTTCCTGCCTGATCTACTGTACATtaccccggactgtttctgactctgaattgccttctgcctgcccacgacccttggttgttacacggactctgaaccacgctgcctgcccacgacctaCGCCTGTcattagtggtgggcaaagcgaggcttcgtgaaacactgaaactatcgaagcaaatgtgtcgaagcttcgaaacgtttcgaaacaccactctacggtgacacctagtggtcattgtattagtatttcactgaaacagcttcagcgaagaacagttgagcaaattaaggtatcaaaccccactttgtagccaGGAGTCATCAGATGGTTTAGTCGAGCGGTTAGAGTTCATGACAACCATGCGGGAAAAATGGGTTCGAATTCACACTGACacaattgttttgaaatgctttaataccagttggtaatgctttgttattgtatcgttttgtttcaacattgctctgacatccgaataaacaccttgtaaataaatttgtattgttttgttcataaaacagggttgttactagatcagatacagttgtggccagaagttaacaataattatttatattattaattaaatttcccattgtattttattaacgtctatccaaaacctaaacccatcacagtactgtaaaactatgaattattgttttacaatgttacaaaaatgatgctaaattgatggcatatccacagctgtatcctatctaggctacaccataaaacagtaacatgattaaaatacataaaaacatgattttggagtatttgtactagtcgagattcgaacccaaaacaaatTTGACACACAGCACCATTgtgcacacgcacggtccactaggcCCTACTAGACAGTGTCAAATCAAGATCatgtcagtcaaatgcagattctccgggtcttgaaacgcctctgaaatgatcgatgctttgaatcgcttttgtcacgtgaccaagtgtttcgaaacactttagtcacgtgacctgggtgtttcggatcatgcttcggtgcagtgtttcgaaacacttgcgcttcgggatctcgacactgtgtcgaaacgtcagattcacgtcagccatccctacctgTCATAAGGACTCTGAGccacgccgcctgccactgatctatgcctggtaaatcactctgtctgTTAGCCGCCAGCCCCACAACCTTTATTGAttactgttgatgtgtgttcgcactttagtgcgtgttggatgtttgtgtttgactgtgtctaataaatactgcaaaatggatccctccatgTCAGTCTCCCTgttacatacacacatgcacatttaaGTGTATTCTTATATGATTAATCCCAGATcatttttggtcatattgatgagACACAAATTTGAAAGCTGGCCAGTTTTTTCATTTTGTATACATTCGTAATCACtcaaaacaacatgtttttgtaaaacttgtaaAGCAGATAGGGAATGTTTTTCATTCTGTGCCTGAATGGTAAACCTGTCaaaaaaaacagctgaatctCTGAGTATTTGCCTCCATAGACATGAGACATATCTGCATAAAGCCTGCACCTTTGAATGACAAATGTTCTAAGGGTTAGTAATCTACAGTGCAGAATTCTAATACTTAACAGtctcagatcatcaaacaaatgtgAATATTGATTAAAgagaacacaattaaacacattgtgcagtttttaaggttttttttcttaaaaggaAGACAAAGTACTAAACTACATAGCcttgtgtgaaaatgtttttccCCATTAAAACCTAACTTAACTTTTTCACACCGGCTTCAagttctctagccacacccagaCCCGATTACTACCACATGTTTGCAATCAATAAATCACCTAAATAGGATGtgtctgacaaagtgaagtagaccaaaagagcttcaaaagctagacatcatgccaAAACCTAAAgacctttaaacacaaatgagaaagaaaatactTGTGTcacaaggaaaaaagaagtgAACTCAAATGCAGAAAAACAATGTGTTTGGGGAGTGAGTCCTGGAATAAGCAAAAGTCAAAGTAAACATCTGGTCGGGTGAGCACTGAGAAAGTGCCGTGGGAGAAAACAACCAGACACTCACTCACTAGCATTCCTGCACACGAATACAGGGTGAGTAACAAAATAATATGCACACAAATGATCGATAacatactgacaaacatgaagggaaatgatgttgtataaacaggaaaaaagggaAACGAGAGCTCCTGTGACCCAGAACAGGAGAAGAGAGCAAATCTGTGAGGCATGGTGACAGTACCCCTCCCTCAAGAATGCCCCCTAGCATTCCCTTAAGACTCACTGTGGACCTATTTAAACTGATCAATGAGAGAGCGGTCCAGAATATCCAAAGCCGGAATCCAACATCTCCCCTCTGGACCATAACCCTTCCAGTATACCCGATACTGATAATCTTTCTACCTCTCCTCCTCACATCCAGGAGCCAGTGCACTGTGTATGTGAATGCACCCTCAACCAGTCTGGGACGTAGAGTAGCAGAGGTTATGGGCTGCAGGGGGGAGAGAAGAATGGGCTTGATCTTAGACACCTGGAAAAAACGGATGAATGTCTTTAAACTTAGagcttaatttgaacaaacacTAGACTGAGCACCTTGATAACAGAAAAAGGTCCAATGAATTTGGGTCTCAATTTATGTGAGGTAAAGCTGAGAGGAATGCCTTTGGAAGATAACCAGACTTTCTGACCACACATATATAGAGGGGGCAAACGCTGAATTTCTATTGCTAGTCCTTTTCTGGTGATCCTTCATGTCTAGAGGCATCTCTGAATGAACAAATGCATGAGGAAACAATGGCATCTGGTTCTTGGGAAGagaatacgcttatttcacatGGCCACCATTTTAAACGAAAAACCATTTTAACGAAAGCTAGGCTGAGGTGGGAAAACACAtggaagtataggatcagcactgtaaacattgcaacaacttgcagtggactacaaacctccagctgttgccgtgatttcaaaatgcagatgatgtaaacatcactttaacatcatttagttcagtttaatttaaacacttAAAAGCAAATTAAGcatcaaataaaattacaatctctttaagagtaatacgcttaagtgtcctcctaggatTCAGTTCACGGCACCAGGTAAACACTGTGGGGACGATTCCTTGCTTCGGCCTAAGTAACTGGGTGAGCGATATAACACCCTCGTGTTGAATTTAATAGAATTGttccggtactgaagttttaaaaaatgGGATTTTAAAAtgggattttaaaaacatttcccgCTAACGTTTAGGTGCCGCTGAgcgtgttcttaaacagcgctgatttgccatagtgttcACTGGTGCCCGTTAAAAATGACTGTGattaagatatacagccaggtacacaatgaTCCTGTGCGACTCCAGGcgatacttccaggtttcttcccaaCACAGCCTTGACACTGCTTTTAAAATGGCAGACAAATAAAATCAGTCTACACAGAGGAATGGTAGTCTAAGCAGCACTGATAGGGAGACAAGCCCATAGACAAGATAGGAAGAGAGTTTTATGCATATTTGACCATGGTTAATCTAGACCTACAAGATAAGGGTTCCCTGCATGCAACGCAATGCAGGACCCTCTCCAGCTGCAGACTAGCTTGCTTGGCCTGGCCATTGGTCTGTGGGTGGTGCTCATGAGAGGCTAGCAGTCGCCCCTAGCTGTCGGCAGAATTCTGCCCAAAACCTAGATACAAATTGCAGACCCCTGTCTAGAACCATGTCAACTAGGAGGCCAAGAATACGGAACATGTGGTCCAAGACAATGGCTGCTGTTTCCCTCGATGAAGATTATTTGAGGAGTGAAATAAAGTGAGCTGCTTCAAAAATCTGCCCAATACAGTGAGGACTACTGTGTTGCCACTGAATGGTGGTAACCCAGTGACAAGCCAACAAAAACTGACCAGTGTTCCACACCATTGAGAGCCACCAGAACCATTAGCCCCATTTCCACTATCGCACCAAAAGCGAGGGAGCccaggccagtcgcgtttccactgtcacctCCAGGGCCTGATCAGGCTAAAGCTGGGCTTCTTTGGAGCGAAATATAGGCTATAGCCTATTTTATTACTTGCCCTTATgtcctgaaacacttaacactctCCTTTCCTttcgtttttaaataaattgctcttaGTCATTATATTTTCTAAACTTGAGGCCCTGGTATACTGAAAACTAACTGTCTTGGAGCTCCACCTTCCTTGATGTGTGGTGTCTTCCCagtgatttgtttctcattcagggagtAAGAAGgagaacatcatccaaaacaacactagctacatgaatacactggagagtggagtacagatgtatccgcacctgtacaatcacttgcaaagagaGATTTTAAGCCGCTGAGATGCTGTTtgtcagatgtttatgaaactatTCTTCTCTCAGCCGCTAGCAATGTTTACGGTAAACGAGATGagcgcaacacatttacaaccccacctactgcagtgtaggaAAACAGTATAccatcactcagccttttcaaacattattcagacatgaaacatcctgtgcttgttttgctgcattcaggtcatgtgtgcaactttttgtccaATTGTAAagacactgatca
The Danio rerio strain Tuebingen ecotype United States chromosome 4, GRCz12tu, whole genome shotgun sequence genome window above contains:
- the LOC110439608 gene encoding LOW QUALITY PROTEIN: uncharacterized protein (The sequence of the model RefSeq protein was modified relative to this genomic sequence to represent the inferred CDS: inserted 3 bases in 2 codons; substituted 4 bases at 4 genomic stop codons) codes for the protein MAFIKEESEDVKIEETFTVKQEDLQEQTDLIEENEGSKEEEHHVKIEEKSHLQTDDILKRRDKNHFTCTQCGKSFKRKDILKTHMRIHTGEKPFTCTQCGKRFNQSSHLNLHMKIHTGEKPFTCTQCGKSFGQSSYLNLHMRIHTGEKPFTCTVCWRSFICSSHLNQHMRIHTIEKPFTCAQCGKSFSSSSNLYQHMRIHTGEKPFTCTQCGKSFNCSSNLNQHMRNHTREKPFRCPQCGKSFSQSSNLNLHMRIHTGEKPFTCPQCGKSFSQSSNLNLHMRIHTGDKPFTCTQCGKSFSHLSHLNQHMMIHTGEKPFTCTQCGKSFSHSSHFNQHMMIHTGEKPFTCTQCGKSFSHSSHLNQHMMIHTGEKPFTCTQCGKSFSQSSSLNQHMRIHTGEKPFTCPQCGKSFSKSSSLYRHMKIHTGEKPFTCPQCGKSFSLSSSLYRHMKIHTGEKPFTCTKCGKSFNQSSYLNKHIRIHTGKRSFTCTRCGKSFTHSSHLKKHMKIHTGVREXMCLECEKTFITAAELKQHQRIHTGXKPYKCSLCSKRFXHSGTLXTHXRIYTGEKRXRHDQCVQSFTHSGQLKKHMGWFPVWR